In Ptychodera flava strain L36383 chromosome 17, AS_Pfla_20210202, whole genome shotgun sequence, one genomic interval encodes:
- the LOC139116087 gene encoding zinc finger protein 761-like: MQSVQSEISSRSLLRHHQVAKHTHSSGANKHCCPVCKETLFSKLQLRKHMKDKHPNQHQCEICKKSFYEKKLLKQHRYRIHERKVWNCGECIAAFDDYKSLKEHRETHDQDLKYQCEKCKKWFGRKDSYEGHMKRHRVEKSIECKICNKVFHLKSSYVEHVNMHERKMPFKCHVCNVKFAHYIDLLKHEETSHSTEKIYKCPECNESFDGTLSLRQHRSKIHGAVEQCKLCNEVFPTKDELHQHRQRVHKLKNHTCVDCKVSFDNKLKLFRHKKNMHSQESLSCKECGRVFENRELLKQHHNIHDKEAFYSCEVCGKTFGRKESLDGHVKRHKYEKPYPCEECGKVFNRKETLERHIRTHSSIRPYSCPVCHKCFKSKDWAEKHQVVYHSGDTTLKPWSCSECDKTFTQKSNFLKHQRVHAKVKLYLCDICGKSFSDSQYYDIHKRIHTGERPYQCELCGKSFKCKPSLNSHRLYIHSSEKPHRCHMCGKGFKTAAKVKRHLLVHTK; the protein is encoded by the coding sequence ATGCAGAGTGTGCAAAGTGAGATTTCAAGCCGTAGTCTTTTAAGACATCACCAAGTTGCCAAGCATACACATAGCTCAGGGGCAAATAAACACTGCTGTCCTGTATGCAAGGAAACTCTCTTCTCAAAACTTCAGCTGAGGAAACATATGAAGGACAAACACCCAAATCAGCACCAGTGTGAGatttgcaaaaaatcattttatgaaaagaaattattaaaGCAGCACAGATATAGGATACATGAAAGAAAGGTTTGGAACTGTGGAGAATGTATTGCAGCATTTGATGATTACAAATCATTGAAGGAGCATAGAGAGACACATGATCAAGATTTAAAATATCAGTGTGAGAAATGTAAGAAATGGTTTGGCCGGAAGGATAGCTACGAGGGCCATATGAAGAGACACAGAGTTGAGAAATCTATTGAGTGTAAAATCTGCAACAAAGTTTTCCATTTGAAGAGCAGCTATGTTGAACACGTGAACATGCATGAAAGGAAGATGCCATTCAAATGCCATGTGTGTAATGTTAAGTTTGCCCATTATATTGACTTGTTGAAACATGAAGAAACATCCCACAGCACTGAGAAAATCTACAAATGCCCAGAGTGTAATGAGAGTTTTGATGGAACTTTGAGTTTAAGACAACACAGATCAAAGATACATGGAGCCGTGGAGCAGTGTAAATTGTGTAATGAAGTATTCCCCACAAAAGATGAACTGCATCAGCACAGACAGAGAGTGCATAAACTGAAGAATCACACTTGTGTAGATTGCAAAGTATCTTTTGACAATAAGCTTAAACTTTTTAGGCACAAAAAGAATATGCATTCACAAGAGTCATTGAGTTGTAAGGAATGTGGGAGGGTGTTTGAAAACAGAGAACTCTTAAAACAGCATCACAACATTCATGACAAGGAAGCATTTTATTCGTGTGAGGTGTGTGGCAAAACATTTGGAAGGAAGGAAAGCTTAGATGGGCATGTGAAACGCCACAAGTATGAGAAGCCCTATCCTTGTGAAGAATGCGGGAAGGTTTTTAATAGAAAAGAAACCCTGGAAAGGCATATCCGTACTCATTCAAGTATCAGACCGTACAGTTGTCCGGTCTGTCATAAGTGTTTCAAGTCTAAAGACTGGGCTGAAAAACACCAGGTAGTATACCACAGTGGTGACACTACTTTGAAACCCTGGTCTTGTTCTGAATGTGATAAGACATTTACACAGAAAAGTAATTTCCTGAAACACCAAAGAGTACATGCTAAGGTAAAACTGTACTTGTGTGACATTTGTGGGAAATCCTTTAGCGACTCGCAGTACTATGACATTCACAAACGTATTCACACAGGTGAACGGCCTTATCAATGTGAACTCTGTGGaaaatcattcaaatgtaaaccaaGTTTAAACAGTCATCGGTTGTACATCCATTCATCGGAAAAACCTCATCGTTGCCACATGTGTGGGAAAGGATTTAAAACAGCTGCAAAAGTGAAAAGACATTTACTGGTTCACACTAAGTAG